One genomic segment of Oncorhynchus kisutch isolate 150728-3 linkage group LG15, Okis_V2, whole genome shotgun sequence includes these proteins:
- the LOC109905401 gene encoding protein fosB-like isoform X2, translated as MQLFWKDTKSILPEHNKEHINGDVTLIPGTIGFSLGSSGVMFQGFPGDFDTFSRGSSSPSIESQYLSSVDSFGSPPASASQDCVSAGGGDGVGSGSGGSSGGVDMPGSFVPTVTAITSSQDLQWMVQPTLISSQASGQSGTQSVSLVDPYDLPGPSYSSGSGFTPTGSETPGQGPAPGPIRQSRTRSRRVRDESLTPEEQEKRRVRRERNKLAAAKCRNRRRELTDRLQGETDILEEEKSELEAEISELQKEKERLEFVLVAHEPSCKIPYQEQQASGSTQLQHQPLLPQQAPVSIVGLTVEDTFYLPPAYTSQPSTSQHQQQRQQQQVQPQQQVHPQQQVNPHPGMMQEVAFSSSFYGSSEPAPGGPCLVADGGGGGHHDGAAAGSYNPSYTSSFVFSYPEGACGVSANQRNSSSEQSSGSLNSPSLLAL; from the exons ATGCAACTTTTTTGGAAAGATACCAAGAGCATCTTACCGGAGCACAATAAGGAACACATTAACG GTGACGTCACACTCATTCCGGGAACTATAGGTTTTTCACTCGGCTCCTCCGGGGTAATGTTCCAAGGGTTCCCCGGTGACTTTGATACCTTCTCCCGTGGAAGTTCGTCCCCGTCTATTGAGTCTCAGTACCTTTCCTCCGTGGACTCCTTCGGGAGCCCGCCGGCCAGTGCCTCACAG GATTGTGTGTCTGCTGGAGGCGGGGACGGGGTAGGCAGTGGTTCTGGGGGCAGCAGTGGAGGAGTGGATATGCCAGGCTCCTTTGTGCCCACAGTCACAGCCATCACTAGCAGCCAGGACCTGCAGTGGATGGTGCAGCCAACTCTCATCTCGTCCCAGGCCTCTGGCCAAAGTGGGACCCAGTCTGTGTCCCTGGTAGACCCTTATGATCTGCCAGGGCCCAGTTATTCCTCTGGCTCAGGTTTTACTCCCACAGGCTCTGAGACCCCGGGGCAAGGCCCAGCCCCGGGCCCCATCCGCCAGTCTAGGACCCGTAGTCGCCGTGTACGAGACGAGTCT TTGACtccagaggagcaggagaagaggcGTGTTCGGCGCGAGAGGAACAAGCTGGCAGCCGCCAAATGCCGAAACCGCCGGCGCGAACTCACTGACCGACTGCAAGGG gaGACCGACATCCTGGAGGAGGAGAAGTCTGAGCTGGAGGCTGAGATCTCTGAGCTGCAGAAGGAGAAGGAGCGCCTGGAGTTTGTCCTGGTGGCTCACGAGCCCAGCTGCAAGATCCCCTACCAGGAGCAGCAGGCCTCAGGCTCCACACAGCTCCAGCATCAGCCCCTACTGCCCCAACAGGCCCCCGTCTCCATCGTGGGCTTGACTGTGGAGGACACTTTCTACCTGCCTCCCGCCTACACCTCGCAGCCTTCTACTTCGCAGCATCAGCAGCAGCGACAACAGCAGCAGGTTCAACCGCAGCAGCAGGTTCATCCGCAGCAACAGGTTAATCCGCACCCGGGGATGATGCAGGAGGTAGCGTTTTCTAGTTCTTTCTATGGCTCAAGCGAGCCTGCGCCGGGTGGGCCGTGCCTGGTGGCCGACGGTGGGGGTGGTGGTCACCATGATGGCGCGGCCGCTGGCAGCTACAACCCTTCATACACATCTTCATTTGTGTTCAGCTACCCAGAGGGAGCCTGCGGGGTCAGCGCTAACCAGAGAAACAGCAGCAGCGAGCAGTCCTCTGGCTCCCTGAACTCGCCCTCGCTGCTCGCGCTCTGA
- the LOC109905401 gene encoding protein fosB-like isoform X1: protein MQLFWKDTKSILPEHNKEHINGDVTLIPGTIGFSLGSSGVMFQGFPGDFDTFSRGSSSPSIESQYLSSVDSFGSPPASASQDCVSAGGGDGVGSGSGGSSGGVDMPGSFVPTVTAITSSQDLQWMVQPTLISSQASGQSGTQSVSLVDPYDLPGPSYSSGSGFTPTGSETPGQGPAPGPIRQSRTRSRRVRDESVSDDGDVGVFLTPEEQEKRRVRRERNKLAAAKCRNRRRELTDRLQGETDILEEEKSELEAEISELQKEKERLEFVLVAHEPSCKIPYQEQQASGSTQLQHQPLLPQQAPVSIVGLTVEDTFYLPPAYTSQPSTSQHQQQRQQQQVQPQQQVHPQQQVNPHPGMMQEVAFSSSFYGSSEPAPGGPCLVADGGGGGHHDGAAAGSYNPSYTSSFVFSYPEGACGVSANQRNSSSEQSSGSLNSPSLLAL from the exons ATGCAACTTTTTTGGAAAGATACCAAGAGCATCTTACCGGAGCACAATAAGGAACACATTAACG GTGACGTCACACTCATTCCGGGAACTATAGGTTTTTCACTCGGCTCCTCCGGGGTAATGTTCCAAGGGTTCCCCGGTGACTTTGATACCTTCTCCCGTGGAAGTTCGTCCCCGTCTATTGAGTCTCAGTACCTTTCCTCCGTGGACTCCTTCGGGAGCCCGCCGGCCAGTGCCTCACAG GATTGTGTGTCTGCTGGAGGCGGGGACGGGGTAGGCAGTGGTTCTGGGGGCAGCAGTGGAGGAGTGGATATGCCAGGCTCCTTTGTGCCCACAGTCACAGCCATCACTAGCAGCCAGGACCTGCAGTGGATGGTGCAGCCAACTCTCATCTCGTCCCAGGCCTCTGGCCAAAGTGGGACCCAGTCTGTGTCCCTGGTAGACCCTTATGATCTGCCAGGGCCCAGTTATTCCTCTGGCTCAGGTTTTACTCCCACAGGCTCTGAGACCCCGGGGCAAGGCCCAGCCCCGGGCCCCATCCGCCAGTCTAGGACCCGTAGTCGCCGTGTACGAGACGAGTCTGTGAGTGACGATGGAGATGTTGGTgtgttt TTGACtccagaggagcaggagaagaggcGTGTTCGGCGCGAGAGGAACAAGCTGGCAGCCGCCAAATGCCGAAACCGCCGGCGCGAACTCACTGACCGACTGCAAGGG gaGACCGACATCCTGGAGGAGGAGAAGTCTGAGCTGGAGGCTGAGATCTCTGAGCTGCAGAAGGAGAAGGAGCGCCTGGAGTTTGTCCTGGTGGCTCACGAGCCCAGCTGCAAGATCCCCTACCAGGAGCAGCAGGCCTCAGGCTCCACACAGCTCCAGCATCAGCCCCTACTGCCCCAACAGGCCCCCGTCTCCATCGTGGGCTTGACTGTGGAGGACACTTTCTACCTGCCTCCCGCCTACACCTCGCAGCCTTCTACTTCGCAGCATCAGCAGCAGCGACAACAGCAGCAGGTTCAACCGCAGCAGCAGGTTCATCCGCAGCAACAGGTTAATCCGCACCCGGGGATGATGCAGGAGGTAGCGTTTTCTAGTTCTTTCTATGGCTCAAGCGAGCCTGCGCCGGGTGGGCCGTGCCTGGTGGCCGACGGTGGGGGTGGTGGTCACCATGATGGCGCGGCCGCTGGCAGCTACAACCCTTCATACACATCTTCATTTGTGTTCAGCTACCCAGAGGGAGCCTGCGGGGTCAGCGCTAACCAGAGAAACAGCAGCAGCGAGCAGTCCTCTGGCTCCCTGAACTCGCCCTCGCTGCTCGCGCTCTGA
- the LOC109905401 gene encoding protein fosB-like isoform X3 has protein sequence MQLFWKDTKSILPEHNKEHINGDVTLIPGTIGFSLGSSGVMFQGFPGDFDTFSRGSSSPSIESQYLSSVDSFGSPPASASQDCVSAGGGDGVGSGSGGSSGGVDMPGSFVPTVTAITSSQDLQWMVQPTLISSQASGQSGTQSVSLVDPYDLPGPSYSSGSGFTPTGSETPGQGPAPGPIRQSRTRSRRVRDESLTPEEQEKRRVRRERNKLAAAKCRNRRRELTDRLQGETDILEEEKSELEAEISELQKEKERLEFVLVAHEPSCKIPYQEQQASGSTQLQHQPLLPQQAPVSIVGLTVEDTFYLPPAYTSQPSTSQHQQQRQQQQVQPQQQVHPQQQVNPHPGMMQEREPAGSALTRETAAASSPLAP, from the exons ATGCAACTTTTTTGGAAAGATACCAAGAGCATCTTACCGGAGCACAATAAGGAACACATTAACG GTGACGTCACACTCATTCCGGGAACTATAGGTTTTTCACTCGGCTCCTCCGGGGTAATGTTCCAAGGGTTCCCCGGTGACTTTGATACCTTCTCCCGTGGAAGTTCGTCCCCGTCTATTGAGTCTCAGTACCTTTCCTCCGTGGACTCCTTCGGGAGCCCGCCGGCCAGTGCCTCACAG GATTGTGTGTCTGCTGGAGGCGGGGACGGGGTAGGCAGTGGTTCTGGGGGCAGCAGTGGAGGAGTGGATATGCCAGGCTCCTTTGTGCCCACAGTCACAGCCATCACTAGCAGCCAGGACCTGCAGTGGATGGTGCAGCCAACTCTCATCTCGTCCCAGGCCTCTGGCCAAAGTGGGACCCAGTCTGTGTCCCTGGTAGACCCTTATGATCTGCCAGGGCCCAGTTATTCCTCTGGCTCAGGTTTTACTCCCACAGGCTCTGAGACCCCGGGGCAAGGCCCAGCCCCGGGCCCCATCCGCCAGTCTAGGACCCGTAGTCGCCGTGTACGAGACGAGTCT TTGACtccagaggagcaggagaagaggcGTGTTCGGCGCGAGAGGAACAAGCTGGCAGCCGCCAAATGCCGAAACCGCCGGCGCGAACTCACTGACCGACTGCAAGGG gaGACCGACATCCTGGAGGAGGAGAAGTCTGAGCTGGAGGCTGAGATCTCTGAGCTGCAGAAGGAGAAGGAGCGCCTGGAGTTTGTCCTGGTGGCTCACGAGCCCAGCTGCAAGATCCCCTACCAGGAGCAGCAGGCCTCAGGCTCCACACAGCTCCAGCATCAGCCCCTACTGCCCCAACAGGCCCCCGTCTCCATCGTGGGCTTGACTGTGGAGGACACTTTCTACCTGCCTCCCGCCTACACCTCGCAGCCTTCTACTTCGCAGCATCAGCAGCAGCGACAACAGCAGCAGGTTCAACCGCAGCAGCAGGTTCATCCGCAGCAACAGGTTAATCCGCACCCGGGGATGATGCAGGAG AGGGAGCCTGCGGGGTCAGCGCTAACCAGAGAAACAGCAGCAGCGAGCAGTCCTCTGGCTCCCTGA